A stretch of Prunus dulcis chromosome 6, ALMONDv2, whole genome shotgun sequence DNA encodes these proteins:
- the LOC117632987 gene encoding heavy metal-associated isoprenylated plant protein 34, translating into MATTTEPKAEAKAEPKEIEEISQPPLKYKTWVLRVSVHCEGCKKKINKSLKQMEGVYKTEVDMRQQKLTVTGNVEAETLIKKLTKSGKHAELWPDPKANNSNEKKKGKGKNKEKQSDSEGCEESNHGGPGGSGDNEKETVKVEVGHAQGSGNKKKHEGGGPAGNKKADGGNMVKPNEGGGAPAKTGGGGQVKESKPEVVRQGGNLPNHPPVAEKKSEGAESDCEVEKSGGGGGGGASGSGSKNNKKKGPKGNANAEEDEGEECVAAPPSTGSPNHGNVPRGPSGPHVLQDPRGPRVPQGQGPYVPQGHFGPTGPYGSHGPRGPPYGPHGQSFAPAPANHIAPAPAPANHRPPQQHVYEHQYPRHRPPVQAVHYNASFPTNGYGASHYNTPAPNSNSFTETQPPSYHLDNYASQPYYPYHQPSYNLPQPSDSYGLFSDENPNGCYIM; encoded by the exons ATGGCAACAACAACTGAACCCAAGGCAGAAGCCAAAGCTgaaccaaaagaaattgaagaaatttcTCAGCCTCCTCTCAAATACAAG ACATGGGTTTTGAGAGTCTCTGTTCACTGTGAAGGCtgcaagaagaaaatcaacaaaagCTTAAAACAAATGGAAG GGGTTTACAAAACAGAGGTGGACATGAGGCAGCAAAAACTCACAGTAACAGGGAATGTGGAAGCAGAGACTTTGATCAAGAAGTTGACCAAGTCAGGGAAACATGCAGAGCTGTGGCCTGACCCGAAAGCTAACAATTCAaacgaaaaaaagaaaggtaaagggaaaaacaaagagaagcaAAGTGACTCTGAAGGCTGCGAGGAAAGCAACCACGGTGGCCCTGGAGGTAGTGGTGACAATGAAAAGGAGACTGTCAAAGTTGAAGTTGGTCATGCTCAAGGCTCTGGGAACAAGAAAAAGCATGAAGGTGGTGGTCCGGCTGGTAATAAGAAAGCTGATGGGGGCAATATGGTCAAACCAAATGAAGGTGGTGGCGCACCCGCTAAAACTGGCGGCGGTGGGCAAGTCAAAGAGTCAAAGCCTGAGGTGGTGAGGCAGGGTGGGAATTTACCAAATCATCCACCGGTTGCCGAGAAGAAAAGCGAGGGCGCTGAAAGTGATTGCGAGGTTGAGAAAAGTGGTGGAGGTGGCGGCGGTGGAGCTAGTGGCAGTGGAagtaaaaataacaaaaagaaggGGCCAAAGGGGAATGCCAATGCTGAAGAGGATGAAGGTGAAGAATGTGTTGCTGCTCCACCAAGCACTGGATCACCAAATCATGGCAATGTGCCACGTGGACCAAGTGGCCCCCATGTTCTTCAGGATCCACGTGGCCCACGTGTGCCTCAGGGTCAGGGCCCCTATGTGCCTCAAGGGCATTTTGGGCCTACTGGGCCTTATGGGTCCCATGGGCCTCGTGGTCCACCCTATGGTCCTCATGGACAAAGCTTTGCTCCAGCTCCAGCCAATCACATTGCTCCAGCTCCAGCCCCAGCCAATCACAGGCCTCCACAGCAACATGTGTATGAGCACCAATACCCAAGGCACAGGCCTCCAGTGCAAGCTGTTCACTACAATGCTAGCTTCCCCACCAATGGCTATGGTGCATCTCATTACAATACACCAGCACCTAACTCAAATTCCTTCACTGAGACACAGCCCCCATCCTATCATTTGGACAACTATGCATCTCAGCCGTACTATCCATATCATCAGCCATCCTACAACTTACCACAGCCGTCCGATTCCTATGGGTTGTTCAGTGATGAAAATCCCAATGGGTGCTACATTATGTGA
- the LOC117631364 gene encoding respiratory burst oxidase homolog protein B — MEIQEHRCDSLSETESTGVGHSGPLSGPLVTNKRNNSSERSARFKSSDQEECYVEITLDVRDDTVLVHNIRGGDSETAMLASKLERRASSLSLGSQLSFRLRQVSQELKRMTSSKSFKRVDRTKSGAARALKGLKFMTKNVGSEGWSEIETRFDELAVDGTLPKLRFAQCIGMDESSEFAGELFDALARRRGITAGCVSKDELREFWEQISDISFDARLQTFFDMVDKNADGRITEEEVKEIISLSACANRLSQIQERVEEYAALIMEELDPDNIGYIELYNLEMLLLQGPTQSTNLVTDSGIQSQLLSQKLVPTKEHNPIRRLYKRLAYFMEDNWKRIWVIALWILICLSLFTWKFIQYKHRAVFDVMGYCVSIAKGGAETLKFNMALILLPVCRNTITWLRSKTKLGIIVPFDDNINFHKVIAFGIIVGVGLHAGSHLTCDFPKLLHSTDDEYDPMKPFFGNKRPDNYWWFVKGTEGWTGVVMVALMAVAYTLAQPWFRRNRLNLPKTLKRLTGFNAFWYSHHLFVIVYILFIIHGYFLYLSKNWDKKTTWMYLAVPILLYACERLIRAFRSGYKTVRILKVAVYPGNVLALHMSTPQGFKYTSGQYIYVNCSAISPFQWHPFSITSAPGDDYLSIHIRTLGDWTSQLKSIFSKVCQPPSSEQSGLLRADIAPGNVKLRMPRLLIDGPYGAPAQDYKEYEVLLLVGLGIGATPLISIVKDVLTNIKQQKETEDHQGNMVENNGDNKDNKRKSFVTKRAYFYWITREQGSFEWFRGVMDEVAENDKDGVIELHNYCTSVYEEGDARSALITMLQSLNHAKNGVDIVSGTRVKTHFARPNWRNVFKHVAVKHTNQRVGVFYCGAHGLVGELKRLSQDFSRKTETKFDFHKENF; from the exons ATGGAGATTCAAGAACACCGATGCGATTCGTTGTCCGAAACAGAAAGCACAGGGGTTGGCCATAGCGGTCCGTTAAGCGGACCCCTAGTGACCAACAAGAGGAACAACAGCAGCGAAAGAAGTGCTAGGTTCAAGAGCAGCGATCAAGAAGAATGCTACGTTGAAATCACATTGGATGTTCGCGACGACACCGTTTTGGTGCACAACATCAGGGGAGGCGACTCTGAGACTGCAATGCTAGCGAGCAAGCTAGAGAGAAGGGCTTCATCGCTTTCTCTTGGCTCGCAACTCTCGTTCAGATTGAGACAAGTGTCCCAGGAACTGAAGCGCATGACATCTTCCAAGAGCTTCAAGAGGGTCGATAGGACCAAGTCCGGGGCTGCTCGTGCACTCAAGGGGCTCAAATTCATGACCAAAAATGTGGGCAGCGAAGGCTGGTCAGAAATCGAAACAAGGTTCGATGAATTGGCTGTCGATGGCACTCTTCCTAAGTTGCGGTTTGCTCAATGTATAG GGATGGACGAGTCGAGTGAGTTCGCTGGCGAGTTGTTCGACGCGTTGGCTCGTCGGAGAGGCATAACAGCAGGTTGTGTGAGCAAGGATGAGTTGAGAGAATTTTGGGAGCAGATTTCAGATATCAGCTTTGATGCCAGGCTACAAACCTTCTTTGACAT GGTGGACAAAAATGCAGACGGTCGAATCACAGAAGAAGAGGTGAAAGAG aTTATTTCCTTAAGTGCCTGTGCTAATAGGCTGTCACAAATTCAAGAACGAGTTGAGGAATATGCAGCATTGATCATGGAAGAGCTCGACCCAGACAACATTGGATATATTGAG TTGTACAATTTGGAAATGCTACTTCTCCAAGGCCCAACCCAATCAACGAACCTCGTCACAGACAGTGGTATCCAGAGCCAGTTGCTAAGCCAAAAGCTAGTCCCAACCAAAGAGCACAACCCTATACGGCGGTTGTACAAAAGGCTGGCCTACTTCATGGAGGACAATTGGAAGCGGATTTGGGTAATTGCCCTATGGATTTTGATCTGTTTGAGCCTATTCACTTGGAAATTCATCCAATATAAGCATCGGGCCGTCTTCGATGTAATGGGCTATTGCGTGTCCATTGCCAAGGGTGGAGCTGAGACCCTCAAGTTCAACATGGCCCTAATTCTTCTACCAGTTTGTAGAAATACAATTACTTGGCTAAGGAGCAAGACAAAGTTAGGGATTATAGTTCCCTTTGATGACAACATTAACTTTCATAAG gTGATTGCATTTGGGATTATAGTCGGAGTAGGTCTACATGCAGGGTCACATTTGACATGTGACTTCCCTAAGCTACTACACTCAACCGATGACGAATACGACCCAATGAAGCCATTTTTTGGCAACAAAAGGCCAGACAACTATTGGTGGTTCGTAAAGGGCACGGAAGGCTGGACCGGGGTGGTGATGGTGGCACTAATGGCAGTGGCCTACACATTAGCACAACCATGGTTCCGTCGCAATCGGCTCAACCTCCCCAAAACCCTGAAAAGACTAACCGGGTTCAATGCCTTTTGGTACTCACACCACCTATTTGTTATAGTCTACATCCTCTTTATCATCCACGGATACTTTCTTTACCTCTCCAAGAATTGGGACAAAAAAACT ACGTGGATGTATTTGGCAGTCCCAATCCTACTCTATGCATGTGAACGCTTAATTCGCGCATTCAGGTCTGGCTATAAAACTGTTAGGATCTTGAAG GTCGCAGTTTACCCAGGAAATGTTTTGGCTCTGCATATGTCAACACCACAGGGGTTTAAGTACACTAGTGGCCAATATATTTATGTCAATTGCTCAGCTATTTCCCCATTTCAATG GCATCCTTTCTCAATTACTTCGGCTCCTGGAGATGATTACCTAAGCATACATATTCGAACATTAGGTGACTGGACATCACAGCTCAAATCCATTTTCTCTAAG GTTTGTCAGCCTCCATCTAGCGAACAAAGTGGCCTTTTAAGAGCTGATATTGCACCTGGCAATGTGAAACTTAG GATGCCAAGACTCCTAATTGATGGTCCCTATGGTGCTCCAGCACAAGACTACAAAGAATACGAAGTCCTTCTACTTGTGGGCCTAGGAATTGGGGCCACTCCTCTGATTAGCATAGTCAAAGATGTGCTTACCAACATTAAGCAACAAAAGGAAACAGAAGATCATCAAGGGAATATGGTAGAGAATAATGGTGATAACAAAGACAACAAAAGAAAGTCTTTTGTCACCAAACGAGCTTACTTCTATTGGATCACAAGAGAGCAGGGCTCGTTTGAGTGGTTTAGGGGTGTGATGGATGAGGTGGCTGAAAATGACAAAGATGGTGTCATTGAGCTCCACAACTACTGCACAAGCGTGTATGAAGAAGGAGATGCTCGATCAGCCCTAATTACAATGCTTCAATCTCTTAACCATGCCAAAAATGGCGTCGACATAGTTTCGGGGACAAGGGTTAAGACGCATTTTGCTAGACCAAATTGGCGCAATGTTTTTAAGCATGTAGCTGTTAAACATACGAATCAACGAGTTG GAGTATTTTACTGTGGTGCACATGGATTAGTCGGGGAGTTAAAGAGGCTATCTCAAGACTTTTCCCGGAAAACTGAGACCAAGTTTGATTTCCACAAGGAGAATTTTTGA